One region of Mangifera indica cultivar Alphonso chromosome 3, CATAS_Mindica_2.1, whole genome shotgun sequence genomic DNA includes:
- the LOC123212534 gene encoding GDSL esterase/lipase At1g74460-like: MKLAVTLMILIATLLGVAIDGYHCKVVQFIFGDSLSDTGNNRYLSRSLANANLPWYGIDFGNGLPNGRFTNGRTVADIIGDMTGTPRAPAFMDPSLTEDIILENGVNYASGGAGILNETGGYFIQRLPLYKQIELFQGTQELIRSKIGNQETEKFFQEARYVVALGSNDFINNYLTGVNGDSWNYNDRSFVNYLMETLETQLKILHKLGARQLMVFGLGPMGCIPLQRVLTTDGSCQEKTNKLAISFNQAASKLLDNLSTKLVNASFKFGDAYDVVNDVITNPQKYGFSNSDSPCCTLGRIRPSLTCLPVSSLCKDRSKYVFWDEYHPSDSANELIANELIKKFGFLPDAPSPAPAFGPSSETDG, encoded by the exons ATGAAGCTCGCGGTCACTCTCATGATTCTGATTGCCACCCTTTTGGGGGTTGCCATTGATGGGTACCATTGCAAAGTTGTTCAGTTCATCTTTGGTGACTCCCTTTCAGATACTGGTAACAACAGGTACCTCTCCAGGAGTCTTGCTAATGCAAACCTGCCCTGGTATGGTATTGATTTCGGCAATGGACTGCCCAATGGCAGGTTCACCAATGGCCGCACTGTTGCTGATATAATAG GTGACATGACTGGTACCCCAAGAGCGCCTGCATTTATGGATCCATCTTTAACTGAAGATATCATATTGGAGAATGGAGTGAATTATGCCTCTGGTGGTGCTGGGATTTTAAATGAAACTGGGGGTTACTTT ATTCAGAGGTTGCCACTCTACAAGCAAATTGAGCTATTTCAAGGGACACAAGAACTTATTAGAAGCAAAATTGGCAACCAAGAAACAGAAAAGTTCTTTCAAGAGGCCCGGTATGTGGTTGCTTTAGGAAGCAATGACTTCATCAACAATTACTTAACAGGGGTTAACGGTGATTCCTGGAATTACAATGATCGTAGTTTTGTTAACTACTTAATGGAGACACTTGAAACACAACTCAAG ATATTGCATAAGTTGGGTGCTCGGCAATTGATGGTGTTCGGGCTAGGACCGATGGGTTGCATTCCACTCCAAAGGGTTCTAACTACAGATGGCAGCTGCCAGGAGAAAACCAACAAACTAGCTATCAGCTTCAATCAAGCTGCAAGCAAGTTATTAGATAATCTTTCAACCAAACTTGTCAATGCAAGCTTCAAATTCGGAGACGCTTATGATGTTGTCAATGATGTTATCACCAACCCACAAAAATATG GATTTAGTAACTCTGATTCGCCATGCTGTACCTTGGGGAGAATTAGGCCGTCCCTTACATGTTTACCTGTGTCATCACTGTGCAAAGACAGAAGCAAGTATGTGTTTTGGGATGAATACCACCCATCAGATAGTGCTAATGAGTTGATAGCTAATGAGCTTATCAAGAAGTTCGGATTTCTGCCCGATGCTCCATCTCCTGCACCTGCCTTCGGTCCATCCTCAGAGACAGATGGATAA
- the LOC123210997 gene encoding uncharacterized protein LOC123210997, which translates to MAAGSLFRLLLGTSLVFSLLLSLDAVPVTRTGNLMHKSQVDQLPVETTRVTIIGRMDVELNDYPGSGANNRHTPRPPMGKGCVDC; encoded by the exons ATGGCTGCAGGCTCTCTCTTTCGTCTACTTCTTGGAACTTCATTggtgttttctcttcttttatccTTGGATGCAGTCCCAGTTACAA GAACTGGAAACTTAATGCATAAATCTCAAGTAGATCAACTTCCGGTGGAAACCACCAGG GTTACTATCATTGGAAGGATGGATGTGGAGCTGAATGACTATCCAGGATCAGGAGCCAACAACCGCCACACTCCAAGACCACCAATGGGGAAAGGCTGCGTTGATTGTTAA